Proteins encoded together in one Pseudoroseomonas cervicalis window:
- a CDS encoding amino acid ABC transporter substrate-binding protein, producing MFRTALAAAGGLAVAAATALGLASPAAAQASADTVGAIRARGALICGVTGTTAGFSLPDSQGVMRGIDADSCRAVAAAIFGDASKVRFVNTTSQNRFTALQSGEVDLLVRNTTWTLSREASLGFEFASINFYDGQGFMVKTSLNVTSARALDGATVCVQPGTTTELNLADYFRSNNMRFTPVVIESVEEIRTAFNSGRCDAYTNDASSLAAFRATQANPAEYVLLPEIISKEPLGAVVRKGDWKFFDIVRWAHFAQLTAEELGITSQNLASFADSPNPDVQRFMGRSGDLGKMLGLQPDWAVQIIRQVGNFSEVWERNITPLGVQRGINRLWTQGGLQYAPPMR from the coding sequence ATGTTCCGTACCGCCCTTGCGGCCGCCGGCGGCCTGGCCGTCGCGGCCGCCACCGCGCTGGGTCTTGCGTCCCCCGCCGCTGCGCAGGCCTCGGCCGACACGGTGGGCGCCATCCGCGCCCGCGGCGCCCTGATCTGCGGTGTCACCGGCACCACCGCCGGCTTCAGCCTGCCCGACAGCCAGGGCGTCATGCGCGGCATCGACGCCGATAGCTGCCGCGCCGTCGCCGCCGCCATCTTCGGCGACGCCAGCAAGGTGCGCTTCGTCAACACCACCTCGCAGAACCGCTTCACCGCGCTGCAATCGGGCGAGGTGGACCTGCTGGTGCGCAACACCACCTGGACGCTGTCGCGCGAGGCCTCGCTGGGCTTCGAATTCGCCAGCATCAATTTCTATGACGGCCAGGGCTTCATGGTGAAGACCTCGCTCAACGTCACCTCGGCCCGCGCGCTGGACGGCGCCACCGTCTGCGTCCAGCCCGGCACCACCACCGAGCTGAACCTCGCCGACTATTTCCGCAGCAACAACATGCGCTTCACCCCGGTGGTGATCGAGAGCGTCGAGGAGATCCGCACCGCCTTCAACTCCGGCCGCTGCGACGCCTACACCAACGACGCCTCCTCGCTGGCCGCCTTCCGCGCCACCCAGGCCAACCCGGCCGAATATGTGCTGCTGCCCGAGATCATCTCGAAGGAGCCGCTCGGCGCCGTGGTGCGCAAGGGCGACTGGAAGTTCTTCGACATCGTCCGCTGGGCGCATTTCGCGCAGCTGACCGCCGAGGAGCTGGGCATCACCAGCCAGAACCTGGCGAGCTTCGCCGACAGCCCGAACCCGGATGTGCAGCGCTTCATGGGTCGCAGCGGCGACCTGGGCAAGATGCTCGGCCTGCAGCCGGACTGGGCGGTGCAGATCATCCGCCAGGTCGGCAATTTCAGCGAGGTCTGGGAGCGCAACATCACCCCGCTCGGCGTGCAGCGCGGCATCAACCGCCTCTGGACCCAGGGCGGCCTGCAATACGCCCCCCCCATGCGTTAA